The genome window tcctcctccactgTTTCAGCCACCAGTGTGTCTCGCCGTTTGAAGGCCGCCGCCAAGGTCACGCTCAGCCGCGGTTTGACGGGCGCCATCTCCGACAGCCCAATGTTGTTTCCACGGGTCACAAGCGTCGTCTTATCCATAATCTCTCCACTGTGCTTGGACACCACTGCATCCAGGAAGTCGTATTTGTGTGAAATCTTGCCACTCTCAAACAGGTACTTTGCCAGGTAGGAGACAGCAACGTTACCCAGAAAGGAGGCCAACATGGAGACGGTCTTAAAGGGGAACTTCTGGACAACCACATCCTCCATCTCTCCAGTCATGTGGTGTATCCTCTGCTCAGTGGTCCATCCAGGGTAATAAATGAAAGGGGGCATCCGCAGGTAGGGCTCACCTCCACCTATACGCAGCAGCATGCCGAACAGGTAGGCAGCCACAGAGCCGTACGTGTTGGTGCCTTTGACAAAGAGCACGCTGATCAGCTGGGGGAAGATGATGACGTAAACCAGATCTGAGCTCAGATACCACAGCCCGTAAACTGTCCCGGTCACAAGCGCCATCACTGTAGCAAGGCCACCGAATACAAAGATAGTAATGCGCATCACCCATACGATCTCACGGTCAGACGCCTAAGGAGGTAGAGAAGAGTGAAGAAAGGATTGTGACATGTGCAGGACGGTCAAAGAAACAAGGGTTCTGTATAAACTCTGACAGAAAACTTCAGATGACTTCAGGGCAAACACAGGTACTTACGGACTGTCTGAAAGCAAGTTGGTAGATGTTCCTGGCAAACATGGAGCTTGCTGAAAGGATGGATGAGTCTGCGGAGGACATGACAGCTGCAGACACTGCACCAAGTCCGAAGAAAGAGACGAATGGAGGGCAAAGATGTTGGAGCACGATGGGTAGAATCATGTCGGCTTGGTCCCTATCTTTAGGAGCGATGGCCCCATAACTCGTCTGGTTCCAGTCTGAGGAACAGAGAGATCACATGACATATCCAGTGTGCTtagtatacatgtactgtgacataaataaatattaatCTCGCCTCCAGAGAAACTAACTTCTCCAATGTAAGCCTTAGATTACTCATCATATTGTAAAACATACAATTGCTACAAAACATGCACAACTATTAGCattgcaatatttatttttcatttagtttctatttttttttttccaatgtTTATGCTCATGAAATCAGTTTTAGAATAGTATCAAACTCAAGTAAAAAACTATTTACTGGAAATATATATAAGCAAGGTTGAACTTGACCAAGACCTGTGTCCTTTCGATTGTGTAATAATGTTTGCTTGTGATTATTCATTTCATGATAAAACAAGACAAAATAAAGTTGTATATCCTGGTGTTCACTGAGGAATCCTGCACCTGGAAATCTGGAGATCAAACCACTAATTTGGTCCCTTGCCTCCCTCTAATGTAATATGTACACAGCCAGTGTGGTTATTAAATGGATTCTTGCTTCATTATGGATGAGGTGCACCAGCTGCTATTTACCAGGCTCTATTTAGATCTAAGGGCAACATGTACCCACCCAGAGCATCCCCCCCCCAAAACAACCACAAACACAGACTGTGAGCTCTCTAACCTGTGGAGGCCCCAATGGCCCCGATGAGAACGGAGGGCACGGCCATGACCAGGCACCCGAAAGCAGCCAGGAAGGAGAGGACCTGGGCGTAGGTGGCCGAGGAGGCCGACAGGACCCTCTGGAAATACACCTGCCAGGGTATTCCTCCAAGCATCTGTAGCACATTTGGAGACCAGTGAATAACCCTCGCATAACTTTAGTTCTCTTTTGGCTTTATAGCCCAAACTCACAAATGTGCCTCACTGGGACTTAGCCTTAGACTCTTAATCTGGAAAGTAAACACTTTGTAAAACACATTTAACAGGAGGGCATGAAATTCCTCTTAATAAGAAACCACTGATTTTGAAAAGAGCTGGAGTATATTCaattttttaatgactgattaatTCTCTGACTGTCTACTCAACTTGATGGtatttagttagttagttagttagttagttagtaagTAGACCAATTATTGGTTATCCAATTGAGAGGTGAATAACTGGTGACTGTACCAGGAGGCAGAAGTTGTCGATCCAGACCCAGGTGTCGTTCTTGCCGATGCTGCCTCTCCAAGGAGACTGGTACACCTGCTTCACCGCAGTAACGGTGATGTCTGACACCGCGGGGTTGGTCAAAGCAAAAGGGACACTGATCCACTGCAGACAACCAGAAACAAGCACAGCAATAAACACCAAATACCTATAAGCAAAATGGTAAAATAACTTCTGGAGAATTTTGTCACAAATTCATTTTTGTCACACTTTGCACCTTTCATATGTGAAAATAAGTTAGAGTGTTTTAGCATTTTTAAGGTCAAGGTCAAAGTACATGTTGTGCAAGAAATGTAACAAATCTACTCAAGAACCAAATCTAATGACACTATTGGCAATCAATACTCTTACTACTGCTCAACATAAACGTACCAGGCCGATAAAGATACAGATGAGCTGCACCACGTCAGTGTAGGCCACAGAGTAAAGTCCTCCAACCAGGGTGTAAAAGATTGCAATGAGAGCTGAGATAACCACTGACATCTTGATGTTGATGTCCACGATGACACTCAGAGTGGCACCTATGGTCATGAGCAAACAGGTATTATGGTCACTGCAACATCATATAGACAACACTCACTTTAATCATATGATCCcactatatattttttttattgttgacagAAACTTACCAAGAGCAGATAAGATGGCAGCAGACCAGAAGATTTCTCCCATGAGTGCAGGTATGAAGAGGAGTCCACCCATACGTTTCCCATATATCTGCTGGAAGGGGTCCAACATGGTGACGTAACCTCTTGAGCGCATGGGCTTAGCGAAAAAAAGGCCACCTGAGACAAAGAGTGGACACATTAGAAGGTACCAGCCATCCACAGGCCATAGTCTAGATTAAACTGCCTCTTGTACTCAAGTTTGCCCTCATGTATATTCAAATGGCTTAATTTTGCacagtttattttaattaaTCTGTTAAAATTGACAAAACTAATAATGAAACAAAAAAGAGGCTGATAATCTACAGTGAAAACCAGGTTTAGGATTTAACAAGGGGAGTTAAAGTTAGCCCTCTTATAAGGATGAATGGCACCAGTGACGGTTTTACAGCAATTCAATAATTTCAATCAGTATAGTCACTAGGTAAGTTAACGTAGAAACAACTAACAAAAATCTATTGTTATACGCCTGAACACAAGTAATATTAAACATGTGTTTTTATAGTGATTTAACAACTCACCCACAACAAGGCTGAGGGCATATCCAAAGGGAGCTTGTGCCCAAGCCAAGCCATAATCAGGTAGATACACATACTCAGCTGTGCCATTTATATATCCTCCTCCAACCCAGGTCGCTGGAAAATCGTACAGAAGAAACATGTCAGTGGAGAAAACGcagatttaaaataacatttaacttGTCCATTTTAGTAGGAGTAGACATCTGAGAAGTTCTTACCAAATGTATGACAGAGTCTTACAGAGTTTATTTGCCatttatttaaaggtggggtaggtaagtttgagaaaccggctcgagatacactttttgttatattccatggaatgctcttaacatcccgatagcaatgaatatcttacgtgctttgacaaaaaatacattcaaaaaatgtaatctgtggaagccgtggtactgtaaaaagcacgaccaatcattttagccgacccggctaaaataactggatggcctacctgcctgtcagccttcaatctgtgcacaaatgtatctcgtgccctcattggtcatgtgccgttcgtgtgtgttggaggaggggctctgtaaggaagtggcagattttttccggcggtgtattttcaaattctagcgcacccgagcaggtttctccaaaattacctaccccacctttaagtaaaacaaaaatactcAAACAACTCTGTTCAGCAAAAAACATCTGATTCTTTACGCGTACAACAAAAGGAAAGAACACACTTGTCTACAGAGTTTACAGTGCAAATGTTATGTCAAGTCTTGGACCTTCTCAATATAACTATAATGACTGTATGTTATTTTAGTACAGTTTCCAGATTTAGAAGAGGCCCATAAGTATCTTTGCTAATTATAAATGGTCTTTGCAATTATCAGCAGATGCAAAGACCATTGGTAATTCAATAATAATTGATAATTCTTCTTCTTCCACGTTAAGTAAAACTGACCCAATGTGAGAGGACGTATAAAGAGGCTGATTAGATTCTAATCATCATTATAGAGGTTCGTGTGTTAGTTCATGTAAATAAAAGTGTGTGCGTTCATGTGCAAACGTAGGATATGTTTTGTTAATTGGGAAATTCATATCCTGCAAGGCTCCTAAAGACGTCATGAGATATGTCATGCTCTGATGTTGGTGGTCCATATGGAAAACATGATGTTCCATGTGCTAGTTAAACATAGTTAGGGAAAATGTTCGTGTGTCATTTAGAAACCATATATAGGCTGTGTGAAACTTAGCATTACTATTACTGCTTGAGAGCAAAAGTAATGTTTTCCTCATTATTATTGATTGTTGTACAACGAAATAATAATTGATCAACTatatctgtgtttgtgtttttaaagcctgtTTTAAAGAAACATCGCTACTAAAATCCCAGTTGTATTGAGCATTACATACAAACTTTACCTGTCATGGTAAATCCACCGACAAATAATCCGATGTCTCTCCCTCCCACCATGATGGTCTCGCTGCGGTTGGTCCCCTCCGCCTCCCCGGAGTGTTTGTTCTTCCATGCCGCCCAGATGCCCACAACCAGGATCAATAGATAGAAGATCGCGATAGCCACAAGCCCCTCTACATGGATGGTCATTGTCGCACCGGTATGCCGCTAGGAACGGGAGGGCATGGAGACCTGCTGCCACACAGATAAAAAAGTATCATATGtaagtaaaataataataaaaaagaacaATACATTGGGATTAAGACTCTACACCATTTTGAGTTTTCGGTTCGTTTAATATAAAGATACATTTTAGATTTTCATCTGCGGTTGTAGTTGGATCAGATGTTCAAAACTGCATTGACTTGTTGAACGGGAATGCTGTAATAAAAATAGCCACCACAAATGTTTAATTAGCTGATTTAATGGTTTCAATGCGGTCGATTGGTCATGAAAGCTGTAGCATGTCTCTCCAAACTCAGAACAGGTTATTTGCGTCGAATCTCACTCTTCATTTTCAGAAAAGTAACGTgaaaatgtataaaaaacaAACCTGGCAGCTCTATTAATCTATTTATATTCCTTCAAACAAAGAAAAATTAAGTTAAAAAACATTCCCTTTAATTCACACAAATATGCCTATAAATGTTATTTCCTATATACATTTTTAAGAAAATAATCAAACAAATATGTgaacatttttgaaaataatCGCAGTTTGTCTTCTTGCTGGGCATTTTGATCAAACCCTTTTTCTCTTTTCGTTGTTTGACCTTCTATCCGGACACTTGCGCGTAAAATTCCAATTACGCACAGCATTCACGACTAAAATATAAACACCCATAGGTTCAAAACAGCGTTATCCAAATTATATTGTGGATAATGATAAAGATAAAGATCTGCACTTTGGTCCTgcgcaaataaaaaatgtatcatACTATAAAATATGATAAACGCAGTCAAACAGCTTACCAAAGCTTAGAAAACACATGCAGAACTTACCTTAAGTATTTCTAAAGTCATGTGCTGGGGCACCTGAGTCTGGAAAAAGAGAGCAGAACAGTTGGATGTTTTTAAGAGCCTTGTTTCCCCCTTTGCACCGCGAGGAACAGTGAAATGAAACGTTGGTGGAGGTCTCCGGGTGACTTACTGAGGCTTATAAGGGGGCATGTGCCGTCAGCGGGCTGATACACACGTCAGAGGAACCAAACGTCGTTCTTATTAAGCACCTTGCATGGAAACACGTCAGAGTGTCCTGACTGAGGACGTGGGAGAGATTCCTTCACTCAATGTGGATTGTTGTTTGTATTACTATTTGTGTACCTCTTAATAGCTTAATATGTATTTTATTGTCAccgttttattttattatctttattGTAGGCTACTACTTTGTGCTTGAAGTATGCTTCCAGTGGCTCCTGTTCCACCACCGGACGCGTAACGGCCCTAATTGCGCAGCCATACTTCATGTGGCCTTTTATCAGCTGTCACCATCTATACAGTTGGCATTTTACCTTACAACAGCAATTAAGTTTGCTCAACAGGAGCAGAGTATTGGTGCGGATGACGAAcgcaaaaaagtgctttaattTAACGCTCATCAATAATTTGATCTGCAGGCTTGTTAACCTCGAAACTTGGGCCCAAAGTGGAATAATTATATGACTAAAATGCTCCCCATCTTTGAGCAATTAGAAACCATTTGGGCGTTCTATGTATGCCTGCCACTTTCTCTTCTGGATATATCAAGCAACTGCGTCTACTTAATGGCCGCCTCTGCCTTAAATCGTTTAATCTCGGCTACTCTTGTCAAAACTGACAGACATCCAATTAGGATGGATCCTGAAGAGCTGCAGGAGAgatttaatgatacagtctgactttaaaagaagaagctaaaacacacacacacacacacacacacacacacacacacacacacacacacacacacacacacacacacacacacacacacacacacacacacacacacacacacacacacacacacacacacacaatgaggaCGGTGTAAAGGAGTAGTTCTTTGCTAAAGAGGTCTGAGGTCTCAGCTCATAAAGGGAAAGGCTGACGAGGTTATTTTTGACCTGAAGAAACACACAGCGCCCCGTTTGAGCACCAAGGACAGAGGCCAATATATTCTGTATTTGAAGGTTTACGTTGTTGGACAACATTTAAATTGTGCTTAATTGTATCAGTTGATAGGACTGCATCGTGAAGTCTTGTGAGATGTGAAATATACGCTAATTATCTTTTGataaacattcattcatttcacATTGTAATCGTTCATTTGTGGGACGATTATTGTAGAATTTGTTCATTctaa of Pseudochaenichthys georgianus chromosome 3, fPseGeo1.2, whole genome shotgun sequence contains these proteins:
- the slc5a7a gene encoding high-affinity choline transporter 1, translated to MTIHVEGLVAIAIFYLLILVVGIWAAWKNKHSGEAEGTNRSETIMVGGRDIGLFVGGFTMTATWVGGGYINGTAEYVYLPDYGLAWAQAPFGYALSLVVGGLFFAKPMRSRGYVTMLDPFQQIYGKRMGGLLFIPALMGEIFWSAAILSALGATLSVIVDINIKMSVVISALIAIFYTLVGGLYSVAYTDVVQLICIFIGLWISVPFALTNPAVSDITVTAVKQVYQSPWRGSIGKNDTWVWIDNFCLLMLGGIPWQVYFQRVLSASSATYAQVLSFLAAFGCLVMAVPSVLIGAIGASTDWNQTSYGAIAPKDRDQADMILPIVLQHLCPPFVSFFGLGAVSAAVMSSADSSILSASSMFARNIYQLAFRQSASDREIVWVMRITIFVFGGLATVMALVTGTVYGLWYLSSDLVYVIIFPQLISVLFVKGTNTYGSVAAYLFGMLLRIGGGEPYLRMPPFIYYPGWTTEQRIHHMTGEMEDVVVQKFPFKTVSMLASFLGNVAVSYLAKYLFESGKISHKYDFLDAVVSKHSGEIMDKTTLVTRGNNIGLSEMAPVKPRLSVTLAAAFKRRDTLVAETVEEEDESSPDSSHHDE